The genomic interval GGAAGTGCGTAGTTTATCATggaaactgtttaaaaaaaactttattgtacTGTATTGCATTACCATTCAAAAAAAGTGATGTTTATTTTTCTACTGTTTAAAATTTGCCTGTTTTCAGCATCGTTATGAGTCATCTGCTCATAGTACTACAATGGATGTACTCATTCTGTGAAACAGTGTAAAAATGAAACCACAAGGGTGAAAAAGGTGTCATTTGAATTTCGTCACTCGAATTTCCTGTGGTATGATGTCACTGTTCCTTATGTCCTACTTTTCCCTCACCTTTTCAAATATCACTGTATTGAATCTCAGATATCTACCGGCAAAATCTGGTTGTAACCAGAGCATTAGTGTGACAATAAGTGAATATTATGACCTAAGCAGTATGGAATGCTGTGAAGACACACCCCTTCTGCAATCTTTTAGAACATGCCATGACATGCAAATGAGGTGCATCTTAGCTAATTTGATAGGATCTGCTATTACCCAAGGGTTTGGTACTGATGCAAGCAATAAATCTTGTGTGTTATATGGACTCTAAATTATGACACTCCCCGATTAATACACGCCTGCACAAAATATGTCAAACATATGACACTATTCTTCTATTTATCATGAACTTAGCGACTCCTGCTCTTTTATGATAGGTAATAGGGCACAGCGCTTATTATTCTCACACACAATGGATTAAGTGTACTTAACCACCTATTTAGATATGCTTTTATTAAGAGCTTGTAAATACAGTgagaaagaagaaaaatatgtatttgtatCTGGCCTTTAATCTTATAGAAATTTTGTCTGGAGTTTGAGAGGTATGAAAAAGTTGTTGATGTATTTTACACAGAATCTAAATGAAAGTGGAAAAAGATATGGAGGAAACAGCTACATCACAGGTGCCAATAAATCCAGTTTACGGCACTACAAAATGAAGTATCAGTCCTTCATTAAAGAAGGGAATTAAAACGTTCCTCTTGGTTTTCATTGTCCAAAACAACCATATAATGTTTTTAGGTTCTACTATTAATTTATAAACAAATTTGCCATAAATCTTGCAGGACACGTAAACATGTTAATGGTCACGATTGTGACCACAAGGAAAACAAGAGCCGAATATTTGAAAACGATTGAGATTTATTATAGGATTCATATTTCAAAGTGGTGCTACAAACACAATTTGTTTAAGGTTATAAATGAGTTCACAAAGTATTTAATATAGTGAACTAGTAAAATTCTTAGACAATATACTGTTAAGAACCTTATAATAGCAAATATATAAACTATAACTACAGTATTTAATTTTTATCAATTAACTGtagttaaaaaaagtatttcttcaagaaaaatacaaaaatgtatgtccTAAACTAGTGCATAATCTCTCATAAATACTtctaaaatttatattttacctGTAAACTACTACAACAAATACATTGTATCTTGTTGAAATACTAATTGTCTtccttaaattattattattattgtgttatttgtctattttaaataattatttataaaagGTGCTCAGTTGTTTTCGgcgttgtttaaaaaaagtacacGAGTTAAATGAATTTATGGGAAAAACTTGTTTTCGTATTTACTAGAGGTTGCCTCGGTAAATAAATACGCGTCACCTTTTTGATTGTCTCCTTCTGCAGCCAATCAAAATGTTGAGCTTCCGTTCGCGTAATGCTGTTTTTAACCAATGAAATTGTGATGTTCTGATTCTTTGCCACGCAGGCACATTTCACATCAGCCAATGAAAAGCGAGTGAGGCGGGCGTAAGGGAGAAGGTGTACTTGTGAGTACAAGCTAGCGCTCgaatttactttaaaaacaatattttaacattatattttaaatgactaCCGATCGCGTGCATCTTCTGTGGAGTGAATGTATTATTAATGACTCCTGCACTACGTTCAAGAATAAAGTGACGCGTTTTGTCAGTCATCTTTTAGAGTAGCCACATAGCAAGTTTATTATTAGTCTGATGCTGACATCAGAGGCAACATTTAAGTGGCGAGACTTACTAGATTGAATTGCAAATTTATTCTGTGGTGAAGCTAATcgaattattttattgtattcaAAGTAGGAGAGAAGATGGATTTTCAACAACATGGATACCGGGGAGGTAATGTTACGTATGAAACAACTCGACATGATATTGTTGTGTTATCTGACATGCGTGGACACCATGTTGTGCTTTAAAAGCATCAGATAATATTTGGCAGATAAATTAGAAGAACAACTGATATATTAAGCATTTGATGACGTCATGTATAAAATACTTGCTCTGCCACGTTTAGCTGCTTGTTCACACTACTGGAGTTAGCCACATCACATACTAACTAAAGCAAGCCTAAAACGAAAGAAAGTGTTCTGATCCTAGTATTATTTGTAACATAAATAGCCAAGCATATTTTGTAAGTAATGGTTTCATTATATGTCATAGTTTCCTTTTTAAACTCAGTTCTTTAAATATCTGCAGCTAAACCCAGAACCAGAGCATCTCCACCTACGGGGGGCCCACTTCTTTTTGATGACACCAGTTCTGGACCTCCACCCATAAACAACCAAAACTACTACGAATCGGGTTATAATATGGCTGTTGGACCAGGTGGTCAAGATCCAGGAGTGAGCAATGTCTTTGCTGATCCGATGGCCAATGCTGCAATGATGTATGGCTCAACGCTTGCCAACCAAGGCAAGGATATTGTCAACAAAGAGGTGAGATGTGATGCTTGTTAAAGAGATACATAAATAGTGCAGACAGGTACATAATTTCCCCCTAGTTTCACAGACAACGCTTAAGGCTAGTCTTAATCACATTTGAGCTGTCTAAacagaaaataacttgcactgacagatctcTTAAGATATACACCAgtaacatatttttgtttttataaaaaagatgcttaaacatcttcaTTTAATTaaggctttagctaagccttgtctgtgaaaccaggccataCGTTTCTTTTGTCCAACTATTGAGTTGTGGTTTTGTCTTCCCTGTAATCTTCTCTACAGATTAGCCGATTCATGTCGGTGAACAAGTTGAAGTATTTCTTTGCAGTTGATACCAAATATGTTATGAAGAAACTGTTGCTTCTCATGTTCCCATACACACATCATGTATATAATCATTTTTGAATCATACATATGATATAAATAAGGGTTTTGAATGCTTTCTGCCAATTTTAGCAAGTACAGTGTTTCCCTTTGCATAACAATAAATCTGAAATTGATGtgataaaatacataaaagttCAGTTCAGTGTGGTTACAGTAATGTAAGTGTTCAGATAGTTGCAGTAGTGAAAGGAATTGTCTTAGCAAGTACTTGATGCTAATAAAAATGATACTAATTATGATAATCATCAGGACTGGGAAGTACGTTACCATAGAGACACTCCTCTCACTCCACGTCATGATGTCAATGCTCCAGATCTCTACATACCCAGTAGgtatcatttaattttgaaCAATCTGACACATTCTCCATCTCTGCTGATAAAAACAACAATTTCTCTGTGATTTAACATTTCGTTGAATTAAGAAATCTATAGATTTGTTGATGCACACGAGTTTTGATATCCTCAACAATATGTTACTTTGTTTTCATCTAGCAATGGCTTTTATCACCTACATTTTACTGGCTGGAATGGCTTTAGGAATTCAGAAACGGTATGTGACTGTTATTTCATAGGTTGTAACTGATATCAGCTGAAGATCTTGGTCATTATGCAGAATTTGTACAGATATAAAAGATAGATATAAAAATGCTTGCCATAGGCATTtgattatttaaaatgatactTTTAAGAAGTTATTGTTGTCATTTATTAGAGTTCTGTATGACACCATATAACATGGCGTTTTTCCACTGCATGGTATGGCTCGGTACGGCTAACCTTTGAGGGTTGTCCTGTCCACTGTGTACTGTACCTAGTACCTGGTACTTTTTTAAGTACATCAAATCTATACCAATACCAAAATGTCTTAAGTAGCactggtatatttgtagcaaaagccaaaaatacattgtttgtgtcaaaattattgttttttttctatgccaataattaaaatattatgtaaaaatcatgttccatgaagatattttgtaaatttcctacccttaatatatcaaaactttatttattattcataacgtgttgctaaggacttcatttgggcAACTTTAATgctgattttctcaatatttagattctttgcaccctcagattccagattttcaaatagttgtatctcggccaaatattgtcctatccttaCAAACCACACATCAACGGAAACCTTATTCACCTTTTTATATGAcctcagggtcacaaatgtgacttgtaaacactgcagatcactgattggttaGAGAGAATCATCACTACCAGTGTCATTGCTTAATTCAAGATTAGCTTATCCTCACGCGCCTTCCAGCAAACCAAGTGATGTCGTCATTTGTGCTTTGTTGTACGAGTTCCACACTCCCTTTTTAGCAGTGAAAAACATTCATACTGATGCAATCCATTAAAGATACATATAAAGCAGTTACCAATACGATGAGATTCACCTCATTACAATGCACTGCGGTCCGATTTCACATTGGATTTGTACATGAGGGTCGGAACTACTATAAAGCTACTTTTTAAGACTACACaaaaaattctttgctgccttaaaaaaaaaaaattgttgaatcaactcaaatTTACAAGTCAGTTTAactcattattatttatcttgacaagagataagaaaactgtattttataagttattacAACTCATCTGTATTTATAACAAGTAATAGTATGTTGAAATAAATCTGATTGtaaagttgattaaacaaaaaaaagagtgttttacagtgtaatgatATTGAACCCACTcactttttctctaatttagcatttttgtctgtTCACTTGTCAAAGCGCAGTCagtcaaatccattccacttgaGAAATGccctaataaattaaactctGCATTTTAGTTACAGCCTTGACTTTCCCGCTGCTGCTtcctcaaatccattccacttgaCTCAtttatagggctgggtatcgcttcagatgttccagatcgaatCGATTTCGATTcgcaagctatcaaatcgattcgattctcaGATagatttttatactcgattcaacttaatgaatatagatttaatacaaatactatatttatttaaaaaaaaaactgtgaacataagtttacaagggtaatcaataaaaagaaattaagagccacaaacctgtatattaaactcttgtattttaggtacacttgggtacattaaaacagaacccatctctaattttcaaatgcatacaattatgttaaatacaatacaattttgatgcaagatgaaaaattTATGCTATAAAATGTCAAAACAGTCGAGTGAaaaagactagtaattagattaacgttaatcttacgttcaatgtttgcggaaatacatatcgaaaaaaatcgattcatggcctgagaatcgattttgaatcgaccacgtaaaaaaacgattaatcaaaaaatattttttttgcccagccctcaTTTAGAGTCCAAATGAAGTGTTtggttgcaaaacgagataaatcaattcttttacatttttgtcaaaagatgtttattattatgttatcatgttattatttgttttatggtgctacttagctgtattttttaagttatgaagatttaaatcaaaattaaccaactgcagttgcaatcaaattaattggaatgtacaaccaaaaaatgagatttctgaagtctgaacaattaaaaaaccggtggttatctcgttttgcaacgaaactcttcatataataaaaaaaactccatttcctgttttcaatgcTTTTGCCAACTGTACTTCCAGACACAACAAGATAAACAAAGCTTTTAGGCCATAAAAGCGATGTTGTAATTTaaagaatacaagaaaatggcatctactaccagtaaatgttttggaCCCACCCACATTTTTTTGCTTCCGATGCCCATGGATTTTCATGACACACCGGTTTCCGTAGTGTTGTTATACGCCAGCAGGTGATAAGTCAGCAGGATGTACTGTAGCAACAGTTTAGAGAGGACAAAGCAATCTTAAAATATtggttattaataataaaagtatAGCTCATCTACtaataattatacataaataaatctgtttttaaCGATGCATCGGATCGCGATGCAAATGCTAATTTGTATCCGATGCACAGTTTTTAAACCCTGCAAAGCATTGTTAACTTTTTATGCTGATGCACCGAGCGAATCGGAAATCTTTCCCTTCCTATTTTTTAGTGGTGTGTTTACAATTGTGTCACTGCCAAAGTAAAACAAGCTGAGCTGTACCAGAGTCGTaccatgcaatggaaaagcactaataatctttgttttatttctCTTCACAGGTTCAGTCCAGAAGTTTTAGGGTTGTGTGCAAGCACAGCTCTGGTTTGGATCGTTATTGAGGTTCTTGCTTTGTTGCTTAGTCTTTACCTGCTCACAGTTCACACAGACCTCTCAACATTTGACCTTATTGCTTACAGTGGATACAAATATGTGGGGTATGTACTGTCTGTAAGAGCTGTGTTCGTAATCAGGTCCTGTGTTTTCATGCGGcatgttttctgtttgtgtttagGATGATTTTCACGCTGTTGTGTGGATTGCTGTTTGGTAGTGACGgctattatgttggctttggtTGGTCTTCCTGCGCcctaatgttttttattgtgaGTATTGGTAGAAGTTCGTGACTTTcactttttatttaatgtttttgttttcagtataaTTTAAGAATTAAATGGATGAATACAGACAACTTGATTTTGTCATTGTTTACAAAACACACATTTACgccatatacatttttaaaatataaatttttttttatgcattgactttttaaaataattcttttttttttctcctaggtgCGTTCTCTAAAAATGAAGATCCTCTCTTCAGTCTCAGCGAACTCCATGGGTGCAGGAGCGAGTGTGAAGCCCCGCTTTGGCATGTACATTACTGTGGCCTCTGCTGTCTTTCAGCCAATCATCATTTACTGGCTCACCTCTCATTTGGTCAGGTGACCTACAGTGTATTTATAAACAAAGGAAATGAACTTTCAAAGATGAAGCAATGCTGAACTGGGATGGCTGCAGCCCTCAGTATTTCAGCACTGATGCAGAAACAAAGTGACTTAAACATGAAATTGTGTGTGGCATGGACAGCTATATCTTTTTACATTGTCTCATTCTGCACAGTCATTTgcaaatcaaatttaaatgttgGAAATACTTTCACCAGTTTGTGTTTTGCCATCTTCACTTGGAGGATATTGGGAAGAAGCCTTGTTCGACAGCTCTTGTGATTTCACCGTGCTGCTTTAGTGACTCCTTTTTGAGAGAAATGCTAATTTATCTGCCCTGCGTTGTGATTTTTGTTTGATGTGTAATTGGGAAACACAGTCAACTCAAGTGTCCTTCATTTTTGGTATTCTGTGCATGAACAACAGTGTTTTCTTTATAGCCAAATAAATTCcataatttaaaattttaatatttgtttctgtgctggtttattattttataacactGTTAATCTCATTTCTGTACATGTGTTGTAATATACCTTTGTGACTTTGTGAACTGTTAGCGTTATTTGTTTAgttgctttttaatgttacctGCTAGGTTTTCTACAGAATATACATAAATTAGTTGTATACAAGTGCATAAAATTTGCAGTCAAGTTATATAAACATTATGCTGAAAGACACACGAGTTATACGAACATAAAgtatatagtaaatattaagATTTTATTACGATTAAACCGAACGCGTTTTGCCTCACCGCCCGTGTCTAAATGTCTCTTTAAGGCGAGCCGGCTGCAAAGCGTCCTTCTGGTTGCCAAGGAAACGTGTGAAGGGACACAACGCAGACAGGAGCGTGATAGTGTGCTagtgtttctttttaaatatttcaacatTATTTGCGAAACTTTCACTTTCTACGAGCTTGGAGTTGGAGGTTAATTGTTGTAAATTCATACTTTACAGTCTGGGTAAGTTTTTCGTTCTTCTTTACTTCTTTTGTCTTGACATGAAAGGTTCACGCGAGCATGAATGCGTGGGCAATTATTctaaatgtaacttaatattCTTACGCCATTTTCTCAGGTGTATGGACCATGTGGCTTGGCTTTCTCTGTTTGTGTTAGGTGGTGAAATGTTTGCGCATTTTTGTTATGCAtactttttaatatttcatattgCGCATTAATTCTGCCATATTCCCGTGTTTGTTTAGTATACTGGCTGATTTGGTACATTAGGACTTGGTTGGTTAGCTTGCTTAATCATTTACTAAGACGTTCTCTCAGTATTCTTGTTACATTTGGAAAGGAATGTGACTTCTGTGGGAACCAGGGTTCTCCATTTTCACCTTCACTTGTTTTAATATAcctttaagtgtttattttatagttttgtaAAGTGCTTTTCTTTGTCAAGCTGCGTTGTATTGTAAAAAAAGTACAATTTATACTATTATAACTTTCAGACATTACAGAAATGAATAAGAATAAATATATAGCTATATATTTAATAAGACATCCTTACATGTGTGTTCATTAATATCCGCTTGTGTATTTCTACAGTTCATCAGGTGAATGTGTGGATCTGTACCCTGATAGAAGACACATGGAGGAAAACACACACGCACTGCCACCCCATTCTCCTTTGCATTCCCCTAGAAATCATTCAGAAAATCTATCTCTATCCCTCTCTCTTCCACACCCTGCTGCTGTCCTCCATGCTTCACTCCCTCTCTCCCCAACCACCCCTACCCATTCTTTCCCACCATCTTATCTCCAGTCTTCATCAACCCCTCAGATATCTGGAGGGTCACACTGCCTTAATCCCACCACAAAATCTGACCAGGATGACCTGACCTGCCTTAGCTGGCTACATCAAAGAGGGAACCTTTTGCCCCTGCAGCCCATGCCCAGAGTTACCAATCTGCCCCAGCCATTGCACAACTTTTCCACCCAGTCCCTTCCTTCCTGTCCCGCAAAGCCACCTTACTCTTTCAGCAGTCTCATCTTCATGGCAATCGAAGACTCGCCAGAGAAACGACTCCCTGTGAAAGATATTTATGAATGGATTGTCAACAACTTCCCCTACTACAGAGAAGCTTCAAGTGGTTGGAGGAACTCAGTTCGACACAATCTGTCCTTGAGCAAGAGTTTCCAACGAATACATCGTGATAAGAGTCAAGTACGCCGATCGCCTGTTCTTGTACTGTGTGTGTagcattgacgagttaactttaTAGCCTTATTTAATAcgattttttgtgtgtgttacaGTCTGTTGGAAAGGGCTCACTGTGGCGTGTCTGTCCACAGTATCGTCCGGCTCTTCTGGAGGTTCTTAGAAAAACGCACTACTGCCATCGTACCAACAGCAACTTGTTAAACAATTCTGTTTTGTGAGTTAATAATACATATATGCATGGTgctatttattgtatttaatgTATAGGGACAAATGACTGCTTTATTTTAGTGTATGAGCGTATCTTACTTGCATTTTGAACAGATTGGAGGCATCTAATAATGGGCAGAGCTGCATTAGTGACACATTGGAAATATCAGGTCAGCCACACTTCTTTTAGATTTAATTATGATGAAAGTATActaaacacaaacaataaaaatatcaaacaCTTATGAGTTTAATAACAGTACATATATTCTGGTACTACCTTCTCTTGGGCTTTTACTAGGcttcattctttttttttggAATGCTGGTATGTTTGTGAGCCGTTGTCTTGGTAACAGCCGGACATTACCCAAGCAACCTATAGTCATGTGATGACGTGATGACCGGCTCTTTATGCCTGCCTGGCTGTTTTACTGCAGGGTCATTAATGAATGGTTTACTTGGTTTTATTGCTTAGATCTTTCACTGTTTATTACCAATTAGATTATAATacaataacaaatgtttatgaAAATTAGATAAATAGTTTAGTGAGGTTCATAAGGTTAGCTATAGTGTGCTCATAAAAATGAAGGTGctaaatggttccataaagatcCTATAACATTCAAAGACCCTTATTTGTGgcggaaaaaaatattttttagattataCAAAGGTAATAAGTAAATTAAAGAACTTTTGAccaaatggttcttctatggcatcgctgtgaagacCTTtataagcacctttatttttaagtgctTGTGAATATTTTCCCATTTGTGTTTCTTGTAGAACTTGGTTCTATATGCTATCACATTAAACATTTGTCCAACTTGTCCTCAGATCTCGAATCTCTCTCTTCAAACCCATCCTGCTCTTTGACACCAGATCATGAAGAGTTGGTCCCAATGGAGTCTGTAGACCTCACAGAAGTTTCAGGCGAGGATTCAGAGAAAGATCCGTTGGGAGACAGTGGTTACATTGAGTTACACTATTATCAATACCAGCAGTATCAGTACTTGGTTCTTCCAGGAGAAACTGAGTTGGACCTGGAGACGGTTGAGATACTGCAGCTTGATGCGGAGGCACAGGAGGCTGCGGGGTCACTGCTTGATCTTGCAGGAGGCAACCACTGACACTAATAAATGTGTGGTATGTACAAGCAAGGAAGGTTAATGGGGAAAGGGCCCACTGTGGAAGCTCTTAAAAAACCTTGGCTTGATGTACTATTGTCACTTTATAACTGcctgtatttttatttactgtcaTGAAATGTGCAACACAAGCAAACCCAAATAATGTAGTGATTTAAAAAAGACGTGTAGGGGTCTGACAGCACTGTGAGAAATCATGTGGGCTTATTCTTGCTCTTTGTGTATATTTTTAACAGTGGTAAAAACCATCtgcaaaatgacaaaatatttgtcaaaaagaacaaacatatttattgtttttatgtcaTGTCTGATAAGAAAAAATGAATGCACTTCCATGCCATTGTTCATTATGTTACCAATTtgatctttaaaggggacataccatgaaaatcagacttatccttgtttaagtgctataaccTAGAAAACAGTAccttaattttggtaaaccattctcaacaagcatgtgaaaataggtcattgaaatttggctccccctgtgatgtcagaagggaatcATCTTATAAAAACaccgcccctttatctgcactatccaaccacggcactgccatttggtGCAGAGACcaactaatttgcattttgagctagaacttcccatatgtactctggggacaccaaagacttaaaaaagtcttgtgaaatgtcccctttaaagctttACTGTATTCTGTATTTAAATTAAAGGGGTGAAGTTCTGATGTGCTTTTTTAAGagaacatttttttacagtacaataTTCAACATTTCCAAGTATTATTGAGACACACTGCCAGCTGTAATTTGGGTatatggaaaaaaataatagCTAACTTTTATTTCTTGTTGTGCATTGTCATGCTAAAGCAGTACTAGTTTTCTATATATCATAATGCAtgttatattttactttattattgtgttttgtttttggttttaattttagTTTGTTAAACAGATTGACAGTAAATTTCACTGTGACCCTACTTCTTTCAACTAAAAATAGTTAAGCAATAAAGTACtgaatttttaaatgttttctttatttaatattttaaatgataaaatgaatttcagcagaaaatacattttatcttAAACTGCAGAAACATAAACTGTATGGAAAcaagaaaatgaaataatataaaatcaGGAAAGTTGTCAAATACATGGTATTATTGCAGATTTTATgtgcactttttaaatgtacattaacAATACTAACTCAATAATTGTCGATTGTAAATGGACCTTTATACCGGTTTTAAAACACTTGCCCCCCGGTTCCACAGgcaaggcttaaggctagtctTTAGCAATTTTAAACCCTTTTAAAACCATTTCAAGAAATAAATGCTTATCAAAAATACATCTGAAAGCTTGCCTTGTACCTACTTTGTTGGTTAAATATATCAAGATTACTAAGATTGTATATACTTCATCCCTAAATGTCACATGGTATCGTTTCCTGGACAGGAATCAGactagtcctaaactaaaataaatgtaagagctgtccaaactgaaaacaacttcactgacttatcttaaaatacatcaatggcctttgttttgcctcaaaatgcaggCCAGTAATATTTTTAGTAGGTAAGTACTACTAAAAATATCgcaagtgattttttgcatgcagtgtgtgctgtgtgtaattattatgcacacacacacacacacacacacacacacacacacacacacacacacacacacaca from Misgurnus anguillicaudatus chromosome 16, ASM2758022v2, whole genome shotgun sequence carries:
- the yif1a gene encoding protein YIF1A, whose product is MDFQQHGYRGAKPRTRASPPTGGPLLFDDTSSGPPPINNQNYYESGYNMAVGPGGQDPGVSNVFADPMANAAMMYGSTLANQGKDIVNKEISRFMSVNKLKYFFAVDTKYVMKKLLLLMFPYTHHDWEVRYHRDTPLTPRHDVNAPDLYIPTMAFITYILLAGMALGIQKRFSPEVLGLCASTALVWIVIEVLALLLSLYLLTVHTDLSTFDLIAYSGYKYVGMIFTLLCGLLFGSDGYYVGFGWSSCALMFFIVRSLKMKILSSVSANSMGAGASVKPRFGMYITVASAVFQPIIIYWLTSHLVR
- the LOC129422952 gene encoding forkhead box protein N3 isoform X2, with the protein product MEENTHALPPHSPLHSPRNHSENLSLSLSLPHPAAVLHASLPLSPTTPTHSFPPSYLQSSSTPQISGGSHCLNPTTKSDQDDLTCLSWLHQRGNLLPLQPMPRVTNLPQPLHNFSTQSLPSCPAKPPYSFSSLIFMAIEDSPEKRLPVKDIYEWIVNNFPYYREASSGWRNSVRHNLSLSKSFQRIHRDKSQSVGKGSLWRVCPQYRPALLEVLRKTHYCHRTNSNLLNNSVLLEASNNGQSCISDTLEISGFILFFWNAGMFVSRCLGNSRTLPKQPIVM
- the LOC129422952 gene encoding uncharacterized protein isoform X1, with protein sequence MEENTHALPPHSPLHSPRNHSENLSLSLSLPHPAAVLHASLPLSPTTPTHSFPPSYLQSSSTPQISGGSHCLNPTTKSDQDDLTCLSWLHQRGNLLPLQPMPRVTNLPQPLHNFSTQSLPSCPAKPPYSFSSLIFMAIEDSPEKRLPVKDIYEWIVNNFPYYREASSGWRNSVRHNLSLSKSFQRIHRDKSQSVGKGSLWRVCPQYRPALLEVLRKTHYCHRTNSNLLNNSVLLEASNNGQSCISDTLEISDLESLSSNPSCSLTPDHEELVPMESVDLTEVSGEDSEKDPLGDSGYIELHYYQYQQYQYLVLPGETELDLETVEILQLDAEAQEAAGSLLDLAGGNH